The Drosophila suzukii unplaced genomic scaffold, CBGP_Dsuzu_IsoJpt1.0 scf_9, whole genome shotgun sequence genome includes a window with the following:
- the LOC139355137 gene encoding uncharacterized protein, producing the protein MYSDNGTNFVGANKLLASAQQADRDHATCPTWHFTPPYSPNFGGLWEAGVKSVKHHLKRTVGSHKQTYEELATVLIRIEACLNSRPLCPLTADPDDLEALTPAHFLIGDTLLAPAHCRPQNSSFREQFLSHQNLIRQFWTQWSRDWLSHLQTRPKWCQEKENFKINELVLMKDDQLPPSQWSLGRITSLHPGEDSLVRVVTLKTKSGSQKRSISKLCRLPISC; encoded by the coding sequence ATGTATAGCGACAACGGAACAAATTTCGTTGGCGCCAATAAGTTATTAGCAAGCGCACAACAGGCGGATCGCGACCACGCTACGTGCCCTACATGGCATTTCACTCCGCCATACTCTCCCAATTTCGGAGGCCTTTGGGAGGCTGGGGTCAAGTCCGTCAAGCATCACCTGAAGAGGACTGTCGGAAGTCACAAGCAGACTTATGAGGAACTCGCAACGGTGCTCATCCGGATTGAAGCTTGCCTAAACTCTCGGCCACTTTGTCCGCTAACAGCTGATCCAGACGACTTAGAAGCTCTCACGCCGGCACATTTTCTCATTGGTGACACCCTGCTCGCACCTGCCCATTGTCGCCCTCAAAACTCGTCGTTCCGTGAGCAATTTCTGTCTCATCAAAATTTGATCCGTCAGTTTTGGACGCAATGGAGCCGAGATTGGCTGTCCCATCTTCAAACTCGCCCAAAATGGTGTCAGGAAAAggagaattttaaaatcaacgaATTAGTACTCATGAAGGACGATCAACTGCCTCCATCGCAATGGTCGCTCGGTAGAATTACCAGTCTCCATCCTGGAGAGGATTCACTCGTTCGAGTTGTAACACTGAAAACAAAATCAGGCAGTCAAAAACGCTCCATCTCCAAGCTTTGTCGCCTGCCGATCTCATGCTAA
- the LOC139355138 gene encoding uncharacterized protein: MISAVCAAACNTINASLQNGDHWLAHYLTAKLPKETHSAWEHHLGSQTHIPSYKDLEQFLNNRLITLDAIENRNCSGTNKSGSPLDHHPTKRISVHNNHAQPSPPVLRCPHCNGNHILRRCQQFLSLDCYQRKEVVSKSNLCLNCLSKSHMLARCSSVKNCYHCGQRHHSLLHPAAAPSITQAPQPYSPTVSSSQPHIASIMNNDTSPVSPLANLNLQCYSSTASHATRQNILLATARIIVCHPQSGAQATITALIDQGSEATIVSEHTVQALQLPRCRIRASIAGVGQTTGQRCNFTASCCIRTSLNPTFNLDVDSAYVMNSLTSHLPNQSFSPQNWKHINGLQLSDPLYYRSKRIDLIIGADLMAGLILPGTRIGNPYEPIAQNSHLGWMILGKFQESIHTLNIRCHQTTLDTESLLKNFCEIESVPSRSLQSDEERWCESFFKETHTRQPNGSFMVRLPFKWHFDSTMALGKSHQVALNRFLQLERRYERDPEKWIRYKEGIEEYFELGQITPAVTSERSTVSTSKKFCRVESCVLPHHVVYKEDSLTTKQRIVFDASAKTSNGRSLNDVLSVGPTLQNDLPAVLLNWRQYRHVFTADIQRMYRCIDVHPDDTQYQRILWRAADGNIKEYCLSTVTFGTASAPFTAIRVVRQLAEDERENYPLAEEVLKHEIYVDDILSGDHTISAAQNKSLQIQNALKSANMELRKWSSNDIALLDSIPLSNRCNQTSRSWDNSDTVKTLGMHWLPNQDCFTYKLQASIPTGSTKREILSSIARLFDPLGLIAPILISAKLILKEVTMAHLHSENDRKHLGWDDPVPSSIANKWKKFRVNLEDISKIRIPRSVRYMPDFSHDIQLHAFCDGSTHAYAAAVYMRIPQPDSSFYTTLITAKSKISPTKPLTIPRTELCGAVLATKLTKWVVANNRWKNAKISVTYWTDATIVLHWIKGDVTRWKTFVANRVVYILDHSDSNQWRHVPTADNPADSATRGLSPSEISIFDLWWHGPSWLRQHSSEWPDTEVPNIKFDEQSLEAKSLQIRLHTTQVDISLIERFSTYTKLVRVIAYILRFCHNAQSKKTRSYSQLSPEELDNALRCVVKIVQAETFQSDMRAILAENPLPPKSTLRNLTPFLDDGILRVRGRLKHSNLSFDRKHPIILPQRHFFTELVIQNSHQATLHGGAHLTLAHTRYKFWIPNGRQAVRTILRKCITCFRASPSIGSQLMGDLPVHRVNPPNRPFVATGVDYTGAIEIQAARLRGTSTYKGYIAIFVCLATKAVHLEAVTGLSSEHFLLAFSRFTGRRGPVQHMYSDNGTNFVGANKLLASAQQADRDHATCPTWHFTPPYSPNFGGLWEAGVKSVKHHLKRTVGSHKQTYEELATVLIRIEACLNSRPLCPLTADPDDLEALTPAHFLIGDTLLAPAHCRPKNSSFREQFLSHQNLIRQFWTQWSRDWLSHLQTRPKWCQEKENFKINELVLMKDDQLPPSQWSLGRITSLHPGEDSLVRVVTLKTKSGSQKRSISKLCRLPISC, translated from the coding sequence ATGATAAGTGCAGTCTGCGCAGCCGCCTGTAACACCATCAACGCGTCGTTGCAGAACGGGGATCACTGGCTCGCCCATTATTTGACTGCAAAATTACCGAAAGAGACGCACTCCGCCTGGGAACATCATCTCGGCAGTCAAACCCACATTCCCTCGTACAAGGATCTCGAACAGTTTCTCAACAACCGGTTAATCACCCTGGACGCCATTGAAAATAGAAACTGTTCGGGTACCAACAAATCTGGATCACCACTGGATCATCACCCCACAAAACGTATCTCGGTTCATAACAACCACGCGCAACCAAGCCCCCCTGTGCTTCGTTGCCCACACTGCAATGGTAATCATATCCTTCGTCGATGTCAGCAATTCCTTAGCTTGGATTGCTACCAACGTAAGGAGGTCGTGAGTAAGTCAAATCTATGCCTCAACTGCCTGAGCAAATCGCACATGCTGGCCCGCTGTTCAAGTGTAAAGAATTGCTACCACTGTGGACAACGCCACCATTCTTTACTTCATCCGGCCGCGGCGCCAAGCATCACTCAAGCACCCCAACCTTACTCGCCGACCGTATCATCCAGTCAACCACATATCGCTTCGATTATGAACAACGACACCTCACCAGTTAGCCCCCTTGCTAATCTAAACCTCCAATGTTATTCTTCCACAGCCTCCCATGCAACGCGACAGAATATCTTGCTAGCTACCGCACGGATTATTGTCTGCCACCCCCAGAGCGGCGCTCAAGCAACAATAACTGCCCTCATCGATCAGGGGTCAGAAGCTACAATAGTCTCAGAGCATACCGTCCAAGCTCTCCAGCTTCCACGATGCAGAATCCGCGCTTCGATCGCCGGCGTCGGCCAAACTACTGGTCAACGGTGCAACTTTACGGCAAGCTGCTGCATCCGAACGTCGCTAAACCCAACGTTCAATCTAGATGTCGACTCTGCGTACGTTATGAACTCGCTGACCTCACATCTACCAAACCAATCGTTTTCGCCTCAAAACTGGAAACACATCAACGGACTCCAGCTCTCGGATCCTTTATACTATCGCTCGAAACGCATAGATCTCATCATCGGAGCCGACCTCATGGCGGGTCTTATCCTTCCGGGAACCCGAATCGGAAATCCATACGAACCTATTGCACAAAATTCTCACTTAGGTTGGATGATACTCGGCAAGTTCCAGGAATCAATCCACACACTTAATATTCGCTGTCATCAAACCACGCTAGACACGGAATCGCTTTTGAAGAATTTTTGCGAAATAGAATCTGTCCCAAGCCGATCACTTCAATCTGACGAAGAGCGGTGGTGTGAGTCCTTCTTTAAGGAAACGCACACACGTCAACCAAACGGTAGTTTTATGGTTAGACTACCTTTCAAATGGCATTTCGATTCCACAATGGCCCTAGGAAAATCGCATCAAGTCGCTCTAAACAGGTTTCTTCAATTAGAGCGGCGTTATGAACGGGATCCAGAAAAATGGATTCGCTACAAGGAGGGAATCGaagaatattttgaattggGACAAATCACACCAGCAGTCACTAGTGAGAGATCAACCGTCAGTACCTCCAAAAAATTCTGTCGGGTTGAATCCTGCGTTCTTCCTCATCACGTTGTCTATAAAGAAGACAGTCTCACCACCAAACAGCGCATTGTATTCGACGCATCGGCAAAGACCTCAAACGGTCGATCTCTAAACGATGTATTGTCCGTAGGACCCACTCTCCAAAATGATCTCCCTGCAGTGTTACTGAATTGGAGACAGTACCGACATGTTTTCACCGCCGACATCCAGCGCATGTACCGCTGCATCGACGTACATCCGGACGACACGCAATACCAGCGGATTTTATGGCGGGCGGCGGATGgaaacatcaaggaatattgCCTGTCAACTGTAACTTTCGGTACCGCTTCTGCACCATTCACCGCCATTAGAGTCGTTCGTCAACTTGCAGAGGATGAACGCGAAAATTATCCACTGGCGGAAGAGGTCTTAAAGCACGAAATCTACGTCGACGATATTCTTTCTGGTGATCACACTATCTCAGCAGCACAAAACAAGAGTTTACAAATCCAGAACGCTCTAAAATCCGCAAATATGGAATTGAGAAAATGGTCTAGTAACGACATAGCGCTTCTAGACAGCATTCCTTTATCAAACCGATGCAATCAAACGTCACGAAGCTGGGACAACTCTGATACAGTCAAAACCTTAGGAATGCATTGGTTACCTAACCAAGACTGTTTCACCTACAAATTGCAAGCGAGCATCCCCACGGGTTCAACCAAAAGAGAAATTCTTTCGAGCATTGCCAGACTTTTCGATCCCTTAGGACTAATTGCCCCTATTCTCATTTCAGCAAAATTAATTCTAAAGGAAGTCACAATGGCACACCTCCATTCCGAGAACGATCGCAAGCACTTAGGGTGGGACGACCCAGTACCCAGTTCCATCGCtaacaaatggaaaaagtTCCGTGTCAATCTGGAGGACATCAGCAAAATCCGAATACCTCGCAGCGTACGGTATATGCCAGACTTTAGCCATGATATCCAGTTGCACGCTTTCTGCGACGGGTCCACTCACGCCTACGCAGCGGCGGTTTACATGCGTATACCCCAACCGGATTCATCGTTCTATACCACTCTCATCACTGCAAAATCCAAAATCTCTCCAACGAAACCCCTCACGATCCCGAGGACCGAGTTATGCGGCGCTGTGCTGGCAACCAAACTAACTAAATGGGTAGTAGCAAACAATCGTTGGAAAAACGCTAAAATCTCCGTTACCTACTGGACGGACGCCACTATCGTTCTCCACTGGATCAAAGGAGATGTTACTAGATGGAAAACGTTCGTTGCCAATCGCGTTGTCTACATTCTGGACCACAGCGATTCAAACCAATGGAGACATGTTCCCACAGCAGATAATCCAGCAGACAGCGCCACGAGAGGACTATCCCCATCAGAAATCTCCATCTTTGATCTCTGGTGGCACGGACCATCATGGTTGAGGCAACACTCCAGTGAGTGGCCGGACACAGAGGTACCGAACATAAAGTTTGATGAGCAGTCCCTAGAAGCAAAATCTTTGCAAATTCGTTTGCACACCACCCAAGTAGACATTAGTCTCATTGAGCGGTTTTCAACTTACACCAAACTCGTTAGAGTCATAGCATACATACTGCGCTTTTGTCACAACGCTCAATCGAAGAAAACCAGATCTTACAGTCAGCTGTCGCCAGAGGAACTGGACAATGCACTTCGCTGCGTCGTGAAAATAGTACAAGCAGAAACCTTTCAGTCCGACATGCGCGCAATCCTCGCAGAAAATCCTCTGCCTCCGAAGAGCACCCTAAGAAATCTCACTCCCTTTCTTGACGACGGCATCTTACGCGTTCGCGGTCGTCTCAAACATTCCAACCTTTCTTTCGATCGCAAACATCCAATCATCTTACCGCAGCGTCATTTCTTTACAGAGCTGGTAATTCAGAACTCCCATCAAGCTACCCTGCACGGCGGCGCTCATCTTACTTTAGCCCACACGAGGTACAAGTTCTGGATTCCAAATGGAAGACAAGCCGTCCGAACAATCCTTCGAAAATGCATCACGTGCTTCCGCGCGTCACCTAGCATCGGAAGTCAATTGATGGGCGACCTGCCGGTGCACAGAGTCAACCCACCAAACCGCCCATTCGTTGCGACCGGCGTCGATTATACCGGGGCAATCGAAATCCAGGCAGCACGGCTTCGTGGGACAAGTACTTACAAAGGATACATTGCTATTTTCGTCTGCTTGGCTACGAAGGCAGTTCACCTAGAAGCGGTTACCGGACTCtcgtcggaacacttcctaCTAGCATTTTCTCGTTTTACGGGTCGCCGAGGACCAGTTCAACATATGTATAGCGACAACGGAACAAATTTCGTTGGCGCCAATAAGTTATTAGCAAGCGCACAACAGGCGGATCGCGACCACGCTACGTGCCCTACATGGCATTTCACTCCGCCATACTCTCCCAATTTCGGAGGCCTTTGGGAGGCTGGGGTCAAGTCCGTCAAGCATCACCTGAAGAGGACTGTCGGAAGTCACAAGCAGACTTATGAGGAACTCGCAACGGTGCTCATCCGGATTGAAGCTTGCCTAAACTCTCGGCCACTTTGTCCGCTAACAGCTGATCCAGACGACTTAGAAGCTCTCACGCCGGCACATTTTCTCATTGGTGACACCCTGCTCGCACCTGCCCATTGTCGCCCTAAAAACTCGTCGTTCCGTGAGCAATTTCTGTCTCATCAAAATTTGATCCGTCAGTTTTGGACGCAATGGAGCCGAGATTGGCTGTCCCATCTTCAAACTCGCCCAAAATGGTGTCAGGAAAAggagaattttaaaatcaacgaATTAGTACTCATGAAGGACGATCAACTGCCTCCATCGCAATGGTCGCTCGGTAGAATTACCAGTCTCCATCCTGGAGAGGATTCACTCGTTCGAGTTGTAACACTGAAAACAAAATCAGGCAGTCAAAAACGCTCCATCTCCAAGCTTTGTCGCCTGCCGATCTCATGCTAA